Proteins from one Entomospira culicis genomic window:
- a CDS encoding DUF6675 family protein, producing the protein MKKKISLVLLLSLFILQHSFAQMMLSDIITADQQQELLTNAKITNTGKSLSDIILMPKNTALQANLQSEINKVKMKSVAESLYLLPNKKGANQLSLYHNLLNIASLKGLQFYSRGDKKMKELIYETYLVDSFASKNKIDAPRPSAIPARWQGVMMQDDETFGAKYYDVIVYANENEILMTTQNIEKLTQGIVTTAKPKEMLIVVYLMQTDAGLLIYQLVVTAQGIPGFVQAKAYESLFNRQEAYKNWIERIYP; encoded by the coding sequence ATGAAAAAAAAGATTTCCCTTGTCCTTCTGCTTAGCTTATTTATTCTTCAACATAGTTTTGCGCAGATGATGCTTAGCGATATCATCACTGCCGATCAACAACAAGAACTGCTAACCAACGCCAAGATTACAAATACCGGAAAATCGCTTAGTGATATTATCTTAATGCCTAAAAACACCGCACTCCAAGCCAATCTGCAGTCGGAAATAAATAAGGTAAAAATGAAGAGCGTTGCCGAATCACTCTACCTTCTGCCCAACAAAAAGGGCGCAAATCAACTTTCGCTCTACCACAATCTGCTCAACATCGCCAGCCTTAAAGGGCTACAATTCTACTCCCGTGGCGACAAAAAGATGAAAGAGTTGATCTACGAAACCTACTTGGTCGACTCCTTTGCCAGCAAAAATAAGATCGATGCCCCACGCCCTAGCGCTATCCCCGCGCGCTGGCAAGGCGTGATGATGCAAGACGACGAGACCTTTGGCGCCAAATATTACGACGTGATTGTCTATGCCAATGAAAACGAGATCCTGATGACTACACAAAATATCGAAAAGCTGACGCAAGGGATTGTAACCACCGCCAAGCCCAAAGAGATGCTTATCGTTGTCTATCTTATGCAAACCGATGCAGGACTGCTTATCTATCAACTGGTGGTAACGGCGCAAGGGATTCCGGGGTTTGTGCAGGCAAAGGCATACGAGAGCCTCTTTAACCGCCAAGAGGCGTATAAAAATTGGATAGAACGCATCTATCCATAA
- the secE gene encoding preprotein translocase subunit SecE has protein sequence MSIILTVLGIILAVLVALTVAVNYKAIINFSKGSWRELNRVTFPTREKAIAQAYIVLGSVAIFAVMFGLFDLLLVRTMGLLF, from the coding sequence ATGAGTATCATTCTAACCGTTTTAGGAATCATTCTTGCTGTTTTAGTCGCCTTGACGGTCGCAGTTAATTACAAAGCCATCATTAATTTCTCTAAAGGATCGTGGCGCGAGTTAAATCGGGTTACCTTTCCTACCCGAGAAAAAGCTATCGCCCAAGCGTATATCGTTTTAGGGTCAGTGGCAATTTTTGCTGTGATGTTTGGCTTATTCGATCTTCTACTAGTACGAACAATGGGTCTGCTTTTTTAA
- the rplK gene encoding 50S ribosomal protein L11, with amino-acid sequence MAKKKVTAIVKLQCPAGSATPAPPVGPALGPHGVSAPEFVKQFNDRTSKMEKGLIIPCEITIFADRTFTFILKTPPAAVLIKKAIGLDKGSAKSHIEKVGKITKAQIEEIAKLKAPDLNAIDLDGGVKIIAGTARSMGVTVEG; translated from the coding sequence GTGGCAAAGAAAAAAGTTACAGCAATTGTTAAGCTTCAGTGTCCTGCTGGATCGGCAACTCCTGCCCCACCAGTAGGTCCTGCGCTAGGTCCTCACGGTGTCTCGGCACCTGAGTTTGTCAAGCAATTCAATGATCGCACCAGTAAGATGGAGAAGGGTTTAATTATCCCTTGTGAAATTACGATTTTTGCCGATCGTACCTTCACGTTTATCCTCAAAACTCCCCCCGCAGCAGTTTTAATTAAAAAAGCGATCGGGTTGGATAAGGGATCGGCAAAGTCTCATATCGAGAAGGTCGGTAAGATTACTAAGGCGCAAATCGAAGAGATTGCCAAGTTGAAGGCACCCGATCTTAACGCTATCGATCTTGATGGTGGTGTAAAGATTATCGCTGGAACGGCGCGCAGTATGGGCGTGACGGTGGAGGGCTAG
- the rpmG gene encoding 50S ribosomal protein L33 — translation MAKAKKGAVELIALQCGECKNKNYTTQKNRRNTQGKLEFSKFCKFCRKHVDHKETKIK, via the coding sequence ATGGCTAAAGCAAAGAAAGGTGCCGTAGAATTAATCGCACTACAATGTGGCGAGTGCAAAAATAAGAATTATACCACCCAAAAAAATCGTCGCAACACGCAAGGAAAGCTAGAGTTTTCTAAATTTTGCAAGTTTTGTCGCAAACATGTAGACCACAAAGAGACGAAGATTAAGTAG
- the guaB gene encoding IMP dehydrogenase, which translates to MFTITEKYSYDDVLLVPAASEVLPDEAQTRVRLVRDLYINIPIISAAMDTVTEEQMAIAMALRGGVGVIHRNLSPKDQAKQVVHVKRYLNWVIHAPFTITADATMKDVKRTMKKHDVRGLPVVDDAGKLLGIITGRDLRFVNNDEQKVSTFMTKDVITVPVEITPERAYEMFGKHRIEKLPVVDKDGTLLGLITFKDLQKREENPDAAVDSDGRLLVGAAISPSDWQVRVPMLLEAKCDFVVFDTAHGAAKSVLEALRALREAYPQMPVIAGNVATAPTAKLLIDAGADAIKVGVGPGSICTTRVVSGVGYPQFSAVVECAEVAQAHDVPCIADGGIKYSGDIAKAIGAGASCVMLGNMLAGLKEAPGDEIIFEGRIFKQYRGMGSMGAIASGSGDRYQMRKEEKPVPEGVEGRVPYKGEAVNYLHVLVSGLKKGMGYTGCKDLESLRNYKQFVKITQGGLVESHVHNVSVTKESPNYS; encoded by the coding sequence ATGTTTACGATTACAGAAAAGTATAGCTATGATGATGTATTGTTGGTGCCTGCAGCGTCGGAGGTGTTGCCAGACGAGGCGCAGACACGTGTACGCTTGGTGCGTGATTTGTATATCAATATCCCGATCATCTCGGCGGCGATGGATACCGTAACCGAAGAGCAGATGGCGATCGCGATGGCCTTGCGCGGTGGCGTGGGCGTGATTCACCGAAACCTTTCGCCTAAAGATCAAGCGAAGCAGGTGGTGCATGTAAAGCGCTATCTTAATTGGGTTATCCACGCACCTTTCACCATCACGGCCGATGCAACAATGAAGGATGTTAAACGCACCATGAAGAAGCACGATGTGCGTGGGCTTCCCGTGGTGGACGATGCGGGCAAGCTTCTTGGCATCATTACGGGACGAGATTTGCGTTTTGTCAATAATGATGAGCAGAAGGTCTCTACGTTTATGACCAAGGATGTGATCACCGTACCTGTGGAGATCACCCCCGAACGCGCTTATGAGATGTTTGGTAAGCATCGGATTGAGAAGTTGCCGGTGGTTGATAAGGATGGCACATTGTTGGGGCTTATCACTTTTAAAGATTTACAAAAGCGCGAGGAGAATCCTGATGCAGCGGTGGATAGTGATGGGCGTTTGTTGGTGGGGGCGGCGATTAGTCCTAGCGATTGGCAGGTGCGCGTACCGATGTTATTGGAGGCGAAGTGTGATTTTGTCGTCTTTGATACGGCGCATGGCGCGGCGAAGTCGGTGTTAGAGGCGCTTAGGGCATTGCGAGAGGCGTATCCGCAAATGCCGGTGATTGCGGGTAATGTGGCGACGGCACCCACGGCAAAGCTCTTGATCGATGCGGGTGCAGATGCGATTAAAGTGGGCGTCGGGCCTGGCTCGATTTGTACAACGCGCGTGGTGAGTGGGGTGGGCTATCCCCAATTTTCGGCGGTGGTGGAGTGTGCCGAAGTGGCGCAAGCGCATGATGTTCCTTGTATTGCCGATGGCGGTATCAAGTATTCTGGCGACATTGCCAAGGCGATTGGTGCGGGGGCCAGCTGTGTGATGTTGGGCAATATGTTGGCCGGACTCAAAGAGGCGCCTGGGGATGAAATTATCTTTGAAGGACGTATTTTTAAGCAGTATCGAGGGATGGGAAGCATGGGCGCCATCGCTAGTGGTAGTGGCGATCGCTACCAAATGCGTAAGGAAGAGAAGCCCGTCCCCGAAGGCGTAGAAGGGCGTGTTCCCTACAAAGGCGAGGCAGTAAATTATCTGCATGTCTTGGTAAGCGGACTCAAAAAAGGCATGGGCTACACCGGCTGTAAAGATTTAGAAAGTTTACGTAACTATAAGCAATTCGTAAAGATAACCCAAGGCGGTTTAGTAGAATCACACGTGCATAACGTGAGTGTTACCAAAGAATCTCCAAATTATTCGTAA
- the nusG gene encoding transcription termination/antitermination protein NusG, whose protein sequence is MAKAWYVLSVFSGHENKVEKLVRMMMQHGDLDAVSDVRVPTEEVEEVVNGKKRMVSRTFLPGYLLLEMDLPERGWKSTLSNLSKINGVMGFVGQSGNIKPQPISAEEAKEILQKTGEIKVEKSTHLKQEYAIGEKVRIISGPFEGFNAMIEEVHHEKGMLRVSVVIFDRNTPLDIEYYQVERVSNL, encoded by the coding sequence GTGGCAAAAGCTTGGTATGTGTTGAGTGTCTTTTCTGGACATGAAAATAAAGTAGAAAAGCTCGTTCGTATGATGATGCAACATGGCGATCTTGATGCAGTTAGCGATGTTCGCGTGCCTACCGAAGAGGTGGAAGAGGTGGTAAATGGCAAAAAACGCATGGTCAGTCGCACCTTTTTACCTGGCTACCTCCTTTTGGAGATGGATTTACCAGAACGTGGCTGGAAGAGCACTCTTTCCAATCTTTCCAAAATCAATGGCGTTATGGGCTTTGTCGGACAATCGGGCAATATCAAGCCTCAACCGATTAGTGCCGAAGAGGCTAAAGAGATTCTTCAAAAAACCGGTGAAATTAAAGTAGAAAAGAGCACCCATCTTAAACAAGAGTACGCCATTGGCGAGAAAGTTCGCATTATTAGCGGTCCTTTTGAGGGATTTAATGCGATGATTGAAGAGGTGCATCACGAAAAGGGCATGCTCCGCGTCTCTGTCGTCATCTTCGACCGAAACACGCCACTGGATATTGAGTATTATCAGGTAGAGCGTGTAAGTAATTTATAG